Proteins encoded by one window of Zerene cesonia ecotype Mississippi chromosome 6, Zerene_cesonia_1.1, whole genome shotgun sequence:
- the LOC119840574 gene encoding RYamide receptor-like, with translation MIDSNEPYVSTEYANITNITEDISDQAENITWADHAICDPGFTRFLSTPFFHFLVYLMYCTVFIISLFGNGLVCFIVQSSPRMKTVTNYFIMNLAIGDILMTSLCVPFSFVPVLVLKYWPFGMAMCKIVNYSQAVSVFVSAYTLVAISIDRYMAIMRPLKPRLGRVAAKFIVSAVWAGACATAAPIFIVSQIQRPTPWHEFCEADVCLERWEHTEYSQRYSYILLVLQFALPLSALVVTYARIAHVVWGPPPGEAQSARDSRLQSAKRKMIKMMVTVVAVFTICWLPLNIFIILWTIHEEDVDWAMWPGMPYVWFASHWLAMSHCCYNPIIYCYMNSRYRRGFQQALSCVLRSRTEQAPCPSDDVPLSGCLRDGLSN, from the exons ATGATAGATTCCAACGAACCTTATGTCAGTACAGAATACGCCAATATTACTAATATCACAGAAGATATATCAGACCAAGCGGAAAACATAACATGGGCGGACCATGCGATCTGCGACCCGGGCTTCACCAGGTTCCTGTCAACGCCCTTCTTTCATTTCCTTGTCTACTTGATGTACTGTACCGTTTTCATCATCTCCCTTTTCGGGAACGGATTGGTTTGTTTTATAGTGCAAAGCTCACCTCGAATGAAAACAGTGACCAACTACTTTATTATGAACTTAGCTATAGGTGACATTTTGATGACTTCATTGTGCGTTCCGTTTTCATTTGTTCCTGTTCTAGTGTTGAAATATTGGCCATTTGGAATGGCTATGTGTAAAATTGTGAATTACTCTCAAGCTGTGTCGGTGTTTGTTAGTGCGTATACCTTAGTAGCTATATCTATAGACCGATATATGGCTATAATGAGGCCGCTGAAGCCACGACTTGGCCGGGTGGCTGCGAAGTTTATAGTAAGTGCAGTATGGGCGGGCGCTTGCGCTACTGCCGCTCCGATATTCATTGTTTCTCAAATTCAACGTCCCACACCGTGGCATGAGTTTTGCGAAGC AGATGTCTGTCTTGAACGCTGGGAGCACACGGAATATAGCCAGCGGTACTCCTACATTCTGCTGGTGCTACAATTCGCTTTGCCCCTCTCCGCCTTGGTGGTGACCTATGCCCGCATAGCTCACGTAGTGTGGGGACCCCCACCTGGTGAGGCGCAGTCTGCTAGAGACTCTAGACTACAATCGGCTAAGAGAAAg ATGATCAAGATGATGGTGACTGTGGTAGCCGTTTTCACAATATGTTGGCTTCCTCTcaacatatttatt ATCCTTTGGACAATACATGAAGAGGACGTAGACTGGGCGATGTGGCCCGGGATGCCGTACGTGTGGTTCGCGAGCCACTGGCTGGCGATGTCGCACTGCTGCTACAACCCCATCATCTACTGCTACATGAACTCGCGATACCGGCGGGGCTTCCAGCAG gCTCTGAGCTGCGTGCTCCGGTCGCGCACCGAGCAGGCGCCCTGCCCCAGCGATGATGTTCCTTTGTctg GTTGTTTGCGCGACGGTTTGagcaattga